The Mycobacteriales bacterium region CTTGGGCGCCTTGTTGTTGACGACCTCGCCCGCGATGCGCAGTTCGCCCTCGGTGATGTCCTCGAGGCCGGCGATCATGTTCAGCGTCGTGGACTTCCCGCAGCCGGAGGGTCCGACGAGGATGACGAACTCGCCGTCGGCGATCTCCAGGCTCACGGACTGGACGGCCAGAGCGCCGTCGGGGAAACGCTTGGTGACCCGGTCGAGCACGATGTCGGCCACGGTTGACTCCCTCTTATCCCTTGACGGCGCCGGACGTCAGCCCGGCGACGATACGACGCTGGAAGAGCAGTACGAAGATGACGATGGGGATGGTGATGATCACCGCGGCCGCGGCGATCGACCCGATGGGCTGTTCAAATTGCGAGTTGCCGGTGAAGAACGCGAGCTCGGCCGGGACGGTCCGCGACGCCGTGGTCGAGGTCAGCGAGATGGCGAAGAGGAAGTCGTTCCAGGCGAAGATGAACACCAGGATCGCGGTGGTGAAGATGCCCGGCGCTGCGAGCGGCGCAATCACCTTGACGAAGGCCTGGGCCGGGGTCGCCCCGTCCATCTTCGCCGCCTTCTCCAGGTCCCAGGGGATCTCGCGGAAGAAGGCGGACAGCGTGTAGATCGCCAGTGGCAACGAGAAGGTCATGTAGGGGATGATCAGGCCGGGCCAGGTGTTGAAAAGCCCGAGCGACCGCTCGATGCTGAACAGCGGGCTGACCAGCGAGATCGCGGGGAACATCGCGATCAGCAACGACATGCCGATCAGCAGCCGCTTGCCCGGGAACCGCAGCCGCGCCACGGCGTAGGCGGCCATCGTCCCGAGCACCACCGCGATCGCCGTCGAGATCAACGCGATACCGATGGAGTTGATCAGGGCGTGGATGAATTCGTTGAGCTTGAAGATGCCCCGGTAGTTATCGAGCGTCCAGGCTGTGGGCCAGAAACTCCCGCCGTCGGTGGCGATGTTGGCCGGCAGCTTGAACGACAGGGAGACGAGCCACCACACCGGGAACAGAGCCCAGGCGATGACGGCGACGTTTCCGATGCTCCACAGGGTCTTCTGCCTGGCAGTGGTAGCCATCAGCCCGCCTCCTTGAGGTCGCTGCCCGGGGTCGATGCCCCGAAGAGTTTGATGAAGGCGAAGGCGATGATGCCGACACAGATGAAGATGAGTACGGAGATGGTGGACCCGATACCGAGGTTCAGCGCGGTGAAGAGGTTGTCATATCCGAGAATGGACACGGATCCGGTGCCGTGCGCGCCCAACGTCAGGGCGTAGATGTTGTCGAAGATCCGGAAGGCGTCGAGGGTGCGGAAGAGCAGTGCCACCAGGATCGCGGGCTTCATCAACGGCACCATCACCTTGGTGAAGCGCTGCCATGGGCTGGCGCCGTCGACTTTCGCCGCGTTGAGGAGTTCTTCCGGTACGAGGGCCAGGCCGGCTAGCAGCAGCAACGCCATGAAGGGCGTCGTCTTCCAGATCTCGGCGAGGATGATCAGGCCGATTGCCTGCGCGCTGTCGGTGAGCGGCGCGCTGCCGGTGGGGAGAAGCTCGGCGAGGTAGCCGACGCCCGGAGTCCAGGCGTACTGCCAGCCGAATCCGGCGGCGATCGTGACGATGCCGTAGGGGACGAGGATCGCCGTACGGACCCCGCCCTTGCCCCAGATCGTGCGGTGCATGAGCAGTGCCAGGCCCATGCCGAAGGCGAATTCGACCGCGACGGAGATGACCGTGATGATCACCGTGACGACCAGTGCCCGCCACCAGAACCCGGAGCTCAGCACGGTCGCGTAGTTGGACAATCCGATGAACTTCGACGCCGCAGGGAACCGGAGGTCCGACCGTTGCAGGGACAGGTAGATCGCGTAGCCGATCGGGTAGGCAGTGACCGCCACCATCACGATCACGGCGGGTGCGCACAGCAACCACCCGAGCCGCCGCTCGGCCCGTGCGCCCTCCGTGAGGGCTTTGCCGCCGCGCTTTCCACCACCGCCCGCAGCCGTGCGTTCTTCGACGGCCTGTTCGGTATGAGTCATCGTGGCCTCACCAACTCGCACGCGTGCACGATCATGGGACCAAGCCCTTTGATTGGAGCGCGTCGGATATCTGGCTCTTGAGTTCGCTGACGGTCTTCTGCGGATCGATCGCGCTGGGCGGGGACAACGCGTGCTGGATCGCGATCGAGACGCTCTGGTACGCCGGCGTCTTCGGCCGGACGGTCGCGTTCTGCAGCTGCTTGTAGATGACCTGGTAGAAGGGGTAGTTCTTCTTGAAGTCGGCGCTGGGGTGCGTATACAGCGACTGGAGCGTCGGAGGAAGGCCGCCCTCAATGGCGCCGACCAGCTGCTGGGGCGCGGCGGCCAGGCAGGTCGCTGCCTCGAACGCGAGAGCCTTGTGCTGGCTGTACTTGCTGATCGCGAGGTCGATGCCGCCGATCGTCGACCGGGCCGGCTTGCCCGCGACCACGGTCGGGAACGGCGCCCAGGTGAAGCTCTTGTAGAACTTCGGCTTGTCGGCCTGCATCGACGGCCAGACGTAGGGGTAGTTGATCTCGAACGCCGCGGTCCCGGACTCCATCGCCAGCCGGCCCTGGTCCTCCTGGTCGTTGGACAGCGACGGGTCGGCGGCTGTGGACGTCGCAAACCGGCGCATCGTCGTGAGCGCCGTCACGGCCGGCGGCCCGAGGGTGACCGTCTTGCTGTCCGGAGAGAGGATCGTGCCGCCGGCGCTGGCCACCATGGAGTTGAACCACACGGTGAGGCCTTCGTACTGGGCGCCCTGCTCCTCGATGAAGTGCGGCTTGCCCTGCTTGGCGAGTGCCTCGGCCTGCGTGATCATCTCGT contains the following coding sequences:
- a CDS encoding carbohydrate ABC transporter permease, which encodes MATTARQKTLWSIGNVAVIAWALFPVWWLVSLSFKLPANIATDGGSFWPTAWTLDNYRGIFKLNEFIHALINSIGIALISTAIAVVLGTMAAYAVARLRFPGKRLLIGMSLLIAMFPAISLVSPLFSIERSLGLFNTWPGLIIPYMTFSLPLAIYTLSAFFREIPWDLEKAAKMDGATPAQAFVKVIAPLAAPGIFTTAILVFIFAWNDFLFAISLTSTTASRTVPAELAFFTGNSQFEQPIGSIAAAAVIITIPIVIFVLLFQRRIVAGLTSGAVKG
- a CDS encoding sugar ABC transporter permease, translating into MTHTEQAVEERTAAGGGGKRGGKALTEGARAERRLGWLLCAPAVIVMVAVTAYPIGYAIYLSLQRSDLRFPAASKFIGLSNYATVLSSGFWWRALVVTVIITVISVAVEFAFGMGLALLMHRTIWGKGGVRTAILVPYGIVTIAAGFGWQYAWTPGVGYLAELLPTGSAPLTDSAQAIGLIILAEIWKTTPFMALLLLAGLALVPEELLNAAKVDGASPWQRFTKVMVPLMKPAILVALLFRTLDAFRIFDNIYALTLGAHGTGSVSILGYDNLFTALNLGIGSTISVLIFICVGIIAFAFIKLFGASTPGSDLKEAG
- a CDS encoding ABC transporter substrate-binding protein, encoding MTSPSSFRSTRRRRLLSLAAACAATVPLLAACGSSNSGGPVSISFYDQPGSQTATQANADACTKQSGGKYKIDYVKLPTAADQQRLQLVRRMAAGDTSVDIMGLDVTWEAEFAEAGWIVPWTGQNETNARKDQLAGPLATATWQGKIVAIPYNSNTQLLWYRKDLVPKAPATWDEMITQAEALAKQGKPHFIEEQGAQYEGLTVWFNSMVASAGGTILSPDSKTVTLGPPAVTALTTMRRFATSTAADPSLSNDQEDQGRLAMESGTAAFEINYPYVWPSMQADKPKFYKSFTWAPFPTVVAGKPARSTIGGIDLAISKYSQHKALAFEAATCLAAAPQQLVGAIEGGLPPTLQSLYTHPSADFKKNYPFYQVIYKQLQNATVRPKTPAYQSVSIAIQHALSPPSAIDPQKTVSELKSQISDALQSKGLVP